From Rhinatrema bivittatum chromosome 5, aRhiBiv1.1, whole genome shotgun sequence, the proteins below share one genomic window:
- the TSC22D1 gene encoding TSC22 domain family protein 1 isoform X4, with protein sequence MMLPVGAGRDLVKSHLMYAVREEVEVLKEQIKELIEKNSQLEQENSLLKTLASPEQLAQFQAQLQTGSPPASSQPPGASQPPAQPVSQASGSTA encoded by the exons ATGATGCTGCCCGTTGGAGCCGGCCGT GATTTGGTGAAGAGCCACTTGATGTACGCGGTCAGGGAAGAGGTGGAGGTGCTGAAAGAGCAGATCAAAGAGCTGATCGAGAAGAACTCGCAGCTGGAACAGGAAAACTCCTTGCTGAAGACTCTGGCCAGCCCTGAACAGCTCGCCCAGTTTCAGGCACAACTGCAGACCGGCTCCCCGCCCGCCTCCTCGCAACCTCCTGGGGCATCGCAGCCGCCGGCCCAGCCGGTTTCGCAGGCCTCGGGTTCCACGGCATAG
- the TSC22D1 gene encoding TSC22 domain family protein 1 isoform X5 encodes MDLVKSHLMYAVREEVEVLKEQIKELIEKNSQLEQENSLLKTLASPEQLAQFQAQLQTGSPPASSQPPGASQPPAQPVSQASGSTA; translated from the exons ATG GATTTGGTGAAGAGCCACTTGATGTACGCGGTCAGGGAAGAGGTGGAGGTGCTGAAAGAGCAGATCAAAGAGCTGATCGAGAAGAACTCGCAGCTGGAACAGGAAAACTCCTTGCTGAAGACTCTGGCCAGCCCTGAACAGCTCGCCCAGTTTCAGGCACAACTGCAGACCGGCTCCCCGCCCGCCTCCTCGCAACCTCCTGGGGCATCGCAGCCGCCGGCCCAGCCGGTTTCGCAGGCCTCGGGTTCCACGGCATAG
- the TSC22D1 gene encoding TSC22 domain family protein 1 isoform X2, with the protein MSAQCFRPVAMDLGVYQLRHFSISFLSSLLATENASVRLDSSSSGASVVAIDNKIEQAMDLVKSHLMYAVREEVEVLKEQIKELIEKNSQLEQENSLLKTLASPEQLAQFQAQLQTGSPPASSQPPGASQPPAQPVSQASGSTA; encoded by the exons ATGAGTGCCCAATGTTTTAGACCGGTGGCAATGGATTTAGGAGTTTATCAACTAAGacatttttcaatttcatttttgtcATCTCTTCTGGCTACCGAAAACGCCTCCGTCAGACTAGACAGTAG ctCTTCTGGCGCAAGTGTGGTAGCTATTGACAACAAAATTGAACAAGCCATG GATTTGGTGAAGAGCCACTTGATGTACGCGGTCAGGGAAGAGGTGGAGGTGCTGAAAGAGCAGATCAAAGAGCTGATCGAGAAGAACTCGCAGCTGGAACAGGAAAACTCCTTGCTGAAGACTCTGGCCAGCCCTGAACAGCTCGCCCAGTTTCAGGCACAACTGCAGACCGGCTCCCCGCCCGCCTCCTCGCAACCTCCTGGGGCATCGCAGCCGCCGGCCCAGCCGGTTTCGCAGGCCTCGGGTTCCACGGCATAG
- the TSC22D1 gene encoding TSC22 domain family protein 1 isoform X3, protein MCLHLKRSNCSNSSGASVVAIDNKIEQAMDLVKSHLMYAVREEVEVLKEQIKELIEKNSQLEQENSLLKTLASPEQLAQFQAQLQTGSPPASSQPPGASQPPAQPVSQASGSTA, encoded by the exons ctCTTCTGGCGCAAGTGTGGTAGCTATTGACAACAAAATTGAACAAGCCATG GATTTGGTGAAGAGCCACTTGATGTACGCGGTCAGGGAAGAGGTGGAGGTGCTGAAAGAGCAGATCAAAGAGCTGATCGAGAAGAACTCGCAGCTGGAACAGGAAAACTCCTTGCTGAAGACTCTGGCCAGCCCTGAACAGCTCGCCCAGTTTCAGGCACAACTGCAGACCGGCTCCCCGCCCGCCTCCTCGCAACCTCCTGGGGCATCGCAGCCGCCGGCCCAGCCGGTTTCGCAGGCCTCGGGTTCCACGGCATAG